A single region of the Microcella sp. genome encodes:
- a CDS encoding carbohydrate ABC transporter permease, with protein sequence MTHYTVRRRLTRLAVIVGLLAGAAFAGLPILWMLSSSFKANPEIFAYPPQLVTPGFSLDAYVSILTDPVKIRFFINSYVVALSVVALTLLVAIHAAYAFSRFEFRGKRWLSTIIISVQAVPPITLLIPYFGLVVSLGLYNTYPGLILTYMVFTLPYAIIMMTGYFNTLPRELDEAVRVDGAGSMTALWRVLVPVSVPGIVSVGVYTFMIAWNEYLFALTLTRTEDMRTVPIGIQLLMGQHSYQWNEMMAMSILGSIPVLLLFLFFQRYFIGGLASGAVKS encoded by the coding sequence ATGACTCACTACACCGTTCGCCGTCGCCTCACGCGATTGGCCGTCATCGTCGGACTGTTGGCAGGCGCGGCATTCGCCGGGCTGCCGATTCTGTGGATGCTCTCAAGCTCGTTCAAGGCCAACCCCGAAATCTTCGCCTACCCGCCCCAATTGGTGACACCAGGATTCTCTCTCGACGCCTATGTGAGCATCCTCACCGATCCGGTCAAGATTCGGTTCTTCATCAACAGCTACGTGGTGGCACTCTCGGTCGTCGCCCTGACTCTGCTCGTCGCGATTCACGCGGCCTACGCGTTCAGCCGTTTCGAGTTTCGGGGCAAGAGATGGCTGTCGACGATCATCATCAGCGTGCAGGCGGTGCCGCCGATCACGCTGCTGATTCCCTACTTCGGGCTCGTGGTCTCACTCGGCCTCTACAACACCTACCCAGGGCTCATCTTGACCTACATGGTGTTCACCTTGCCGTACGCGATCATCATGATGACGGGCTACTTCAACACTCTTCCGCGAGAACTCGACGAGGCTGTTCGTGTCGACGGCGCGGGATCTATGACTGCGCTCTGGCGAGTGCTCGTCCCTGTCTCAGTACCCGGCATCGTCTCCGTCGGTGTGTACACCTTCATGATCGCGTGGAACGAGTACCTCTTCGCGCTCACCCTCACGCGCACAGAAGATATGCGCACCGTTCCGATCGGCATCCAGCTGCTCATGGGTCAGCACTCGTATCAGTGGAACGAAATGATGGCCATGAGCATTCTCGGGTCGATCCCCGTCCTCCTCCTCTTCCTCTTCTTCCAGCGCTACTTCATCGGGGGCCTCGCCTCCGGGGCTGTGAAGAGCTGA
- a CDS encoding ADP-dependent glucokinase/phosphofructokinase, whose amino-acid sequence MTPRSVLGLGGTVDFELTLDEHVLGELVREYDIVAGELSRSRAVESARDAIVVLLAHIDEAVGSERFLADPAVAHELAAKFEHRVTLGGTCTRAALAMHVLGVPSTLHLVSIDDTVRRLLPPGIEWVCSAQSDSLDPHLIIQFAKGFTVEVGDRTITARRADRVIFANDPPHRELRIADELGELSAEADVIVLSSFNVIQDEHVLRDRLATVLRHVQRRPADSILFFEDAAYHRAGFSRVVRDALVERVDVWSMNESEAAEYLGYPLPVDEPSEVADALRSLHAAVPARTLVLHTAGWAAAIGREPSRWRDALVLGTSVAGCRFGRGDSMTAADVVEVLDGPRQKVGLDVAAALNTQHDVVCVAAPAITTPSPTTIGLGDAFVGGMVAALSVGLPAVRSQIETR is encoded by the coding sequence GTGACACCACGGTCGGTGCTCGGGCTCGGCGGCACGGTTGACTTCGAACTCACGCTCGACGAACACGTGCTGGGCGAACTCGTGCGCGAGTACGACATTGTTGCCGGAGAGCTCAGCCGCTCGCGTGCAGTCGAGTCTGCGCGCGACGCGATCGTGGTGTTGCTTGCTCACATCGACGAGGCAGTGGGCAGCGAACGGTTTCTCGCCGACCCGGCCGTTGCTCACGAGCTTGCCGCGAAGTTTGAGCACCGTGTCACTCTCGGCGGAACCTGCACGCGTGCGGCGCTCGCGATGCACGTGCTCGGTGTGCCCAGCACTCTGCACCTTGTGAGCATCGACGACACCGTGCGCAGGCTCTTGCCGCCGGGCATTGAGTGGGTGTGCAGCGCGCAGAGTGATTCGCTTGACCCGCACCTGATCATTCAGTTTGCGAAGGGCTTCACTGTCGAGGTGGGTGATCGCACCATCACAGCACGACGCGCTGACCGGGTGATCTTCGCCAATGACCCACCGCATCGCGAACTGCGCATCGCCGACGAGCTCGGCGAGCTTTCGGCAGAGGCCGACGTCATCGTGCTCTCCAGCTTCAACGTCATTCAAGATGAGCACGTCTTGCGCGACCGACTTGCGACGGTATTGCGTCACGTGCAGAGGAGGCCAGCTGACTCGATTCTGTTCTTTGAAGACGCTGCATATCATCGCGCCGGGTTCTCGAGAGTTGTGCGTGATGCGCTCGTCGAGCGAGTGGATGTCTGGAGCATGAACGAGAGCGAGGCCGCGGAGTATCTTGGCTACCCCTTGCCGGTCGACGAGCCGTCGGAGGTGGCCGACGCGTTACGTTCCCTGCACGCCGCCGTGCCAGCTCGCACGCTCGTTCTTCACACGGCAGGCTGGGCAGCGGCGATCGGTCGTGAGCCCAGCAGATGGCGTGATGCTTTGGTGCTGGGCACGAGCGTGGCGGGGTGCCGTTTTGGTCGAGGAGACTCGATGACAGCGGCCGATGTTGTCGAGGTGCTTGACGGCCCCCGGCAGAAGGTTGGGCTCGATGTGGCTGCAGCTCTCAACACTCAGCACGACGTTGTGTGCGTCGCGGCACCGGCCATCACGACGCCGAGCCCGACCACGATCGGTCTCGGCGATGCCTTCGTCGGCGGCATGGTGGCAGCGCTCTCGGTGGGGCTGCCCGCTGTGCGCAGCCAGATCGAAACACGGTGA
- a CDS encoding ketose-bisphosphate aldolase has protein sequence MLITGKQILEVAHAHDFAVPAFNISDYAMFKGVVEICEKKRAPLIVAIHPDELAHIGTELVAGIIARAHSSSVPVTVHLDHGATRDQALIAIQAGFTSLMIDGSMLPFDENVAITREVAEIAHAVGLSVEGELGTIGKADNFGETGAEHIIYTDPQDAVRFVAETGVDSLAVAIGTSHGLYPAGMKPELRLDLLAEIKAAVAMPLVLHGGSGNPDDEIGQAARTGINKINISSDIKVAYHDAMRDVLKNADLREPLIIQPPAIAGMNVVAAHKIDLFGAAGKADLY, from the coding sequence GTGCTCATCACCGGCAAGCAGATCCTCGAGGTCGCCCATGCTCATGACTTCGCGGTTCCCGCGTTCAACATCAGCGACTACGCGATGTTCAAAGGCGTCGTCGAGATCTGTGAGAAGAAGCGTGCTCCACTCATCGTGGCGATCCACCCCGACGAACTCGCCCACATCGGCACCGAATTGGTCGCCGGCATCATCGCCCGAGCTCACAGCAGTTCTGTGCCCGTCACTGTTCACCTCGACCACGGTGCCACCCGCGACCAGGCGCTCATCGCGATTCAAGCGGGGTTCACCTCGCTCATGATCGATGGCTCGATGCTGCCCTTCGACGAGAACGTGGCGATCACTCGTGAGGTTGCAGAGATCGCGCATGCGGTCGGACTGTCGGTCGAGGGCGAACTCGGCACGATCGGGAAGGCAGACAACTTCGGCGAGACCGGAGCCGAGCACATCATCTACACCGACCCGCAAGACGCGGTTCGGTTCGTGGCCGAGACCGGTGTCGACAGCCTCGCGGTCGCGATCGGAACCTCACACGGCCTCTACCCGGCCGGAATGAAGCCCGAGCTCAGGCTCGATCTGCTCGCCGAGATCAAGGCTGCCGTCGCCATGCCCCTGGTCTTGCACGGTGGCTCGGGAAACCCCGACGACGAGATCGGGCAGGCGGCGCGCACGGGAATCAACAAGATCAACATCTCGAGTGACATCAAGGTGGCCTACCACGACGCCATGCGCGACGTGTTGAAAAATGCAGATCTTCGTGAGCCGCTCATCATTCAGCCTCCTGCGATCGCGGGAATGAACGTCGTGGCGGCGCACAAGATCGATCTCTTCGGTGCCGCAGGCAAGGCAGACTTGTACTAA